In Actinomycetota bacterium, a genomic segment contains:
- a CDS encoding ParA family protein, translating into MTRVITIANQKGGVGKTTSAVNIAAALALTGARVLLVDMDPQGNASTALGLDHREGVPGIYEVLGGDAAMADVVQNCPDIPNLSGVPATIDLAGAEIELVSQVAREYRLARALESYLAEADADGLSVDYVLLDCPPSLGLLTLNGLVAAREVLLPIQCEYYALEGLSQLLRTIDMVRTHLNPQLEVSAILLTMYDGRTRLAAQVAEEVRTHFGERVLSTVIPRNVRVSEAPSYGQTVLTYDPSSPGALTYRQAAAELAEIRPQAYPQT; encoded by the coding sequence ATGACCCGCGTCATCACCATTGCCAATCAAAAAGGCGGTGTCGGCAAGACCACGAGCGCCGTCAATATTGCCGCTGCTCTGGCCCTGACGGGCGCGCGAGTGCTACTGGTCGACATGGACCCACAAGGCAATGCCTCAACAGCGCTCGGCTTGGATCACCGCGAGGGAGTCCCAGGGATTTACGAGGTGCTTGGCGGCGACGCTGCAATGGCCGATGTCGTGCAGAACTGCCCGGACATCCCGAATCTGTCGGGAGTGCCGGCCACCATCGATCTGGCTGGCGCTGAGATTGAACTGGTGTCACAGGTCGCCCGCGAGTACCGACTGGCGCGTGCACTGGAGTCCTATCTGGCGGAGGCCGACGCTGATGGACTCAGTGTCGATTACGTCCTGCTGGATTGCCCACCTTCCTTGGGCTTGCTGACGCTCAATGGCCTGGTGGCAGCCCGTGAGGTGCTGCTGCCTATTCAATGCGAGTACTACGCCCTGGAAGGGCTCTCACAGTTGTTGCGGACGATCGATATGGTCCGAACCCACCTGAATCCGCAGCTTGAGGTATCAGCAATTCTGCTGACCATGTACGACGGTCGCACCCGGCTGGCAGCCCAAGTGGCCGAGGAAGTGCGCACCCACTTCGGAGAACGGGTGCTCAGCACAGTGATCCCTCGCAACGTCCGGGTGTCTGAAGCACCGTCCTACGGTCAGACAGTGCTCACCTATGACCCCTCCTCGCCAGGCGCCTTGACCTACCGGCAAGCTGCTGCCGAGCTGGCAGAGATTCGTCCACAGGCTTATCCACAGACATAG
- a CDS encoding PLP-dependent aminotransferase family protein: protein MQASEIRALFAVASRPEVVSLAGGMPFVQALNMDLMAETVSKLLRERGAVALQYGSGQGDVGLREQILEVMADVKVSAHPDDIVVTTGSQMALDLVTRVFCDPGDVVLVEAPSYVGALGVFRAYECEVIHVAMDDEGLSPIALEEAIAALAARGRKAKMLYTIPSFHNPAGVTQGQQRRSEVLGIAQRAGILLLEDDPYGLLGFEGEPPAAIRSHDEEGVIYLGSFSKTIASGLRVGWAVAPHGVREKLVLAAESAVLCPSNYSQLTISEYLSTQPWREQIKSYRELYRERRDALLESLEQLMPAGTTWTTPAGGFYSWVTLPNGLDAKAMLPRAVTALVAYVPGTGFYVNGQGHEHMRLSYCYPEPDRIREGVRRLAGVIEGELEIAETFGTSSALHSDSGSDSPGSNVPAPNLQ, encoded by the coding sequence ATGCAGGCATCCGAGATCCGTGCGCTGTTCGCCGTTGCCTCTCGACCCGAAGTGGTGTCCCTTGCTGGCGGGATGCCATTCGTCCAAGCACTGAACATGGATCTCATGGCCGAAACCGTCAGCAAACTTTTGCGCGAACGCGGAGCAGTTGCCTTGCAATATGGCTCAGGCCAAGGAGATGTGGGCCTTCGAGAGCAGATTCTCGAAGTGATGGCAGACGTGAAAGTCTCAGCTCACCCCGACGACATCGTGGTGACCACCGGTTCCCAGATGGCTTTGGATCTTGTCACTCGAGTGTTCTGCGATCCAGGCGATGTCGTACTGGTCGAGGCACCTTCCTATGTCGGCGCCTTAGGCGTATTTCGCGCCTATGAGTGCGAAGTCATTCACGTGGCCATGGACGACGAGGGACTCAGTCCCATAGCTTTGGAAGAGGCCATTGCCGCGCTTGCTGCGCGCGGTCGCAAGGCCAAGATGCTCTACACGATTCCCTCCTTCCACAACCCAGCCGGCGTGACTCAAGGTCAGCAGCGACGCAGTGAGGTGCTTGGCATCGCTCAACGCGCCGGCATCTTGTTGCTTGAGGACGACCCTTACGGCCTCCTCGGCTTTGAAGGCGAACCACCGGCAGCCATTCGATCGCACGACGAGGAAGGCGTCATCTACCTGGGCTCCTTCTCCAAGACCATCGCGTCCGGTCTGCGTGTGGGCTGGGCAGTCGCGCCGCATGGAGTCCGCGAGAAGCTCGTGCTGGCAGCCGAATCTGCTGTGCTGTGCCCATCGAACTACAGCCAACTGACGATCTCTGAATACCTGTCCACTCAACCCTGGCGCGAACAGATCAAGTCCTACCGTGAGCTCTATCGCGAGCGTCGTGACGCATTGCTTGAATCCCTCGAGCAGCTCATGCCGGCTGGCACCACTTGGACGACTCCAGCTGGCGGCTTCTACTCCTGGGTGACCCTGCCCAATGGTCTTGATGCAAAGGCCATGCTTCCGCGAGCTGTGACCGCCTTGGTTGCCTATGTTCCGGGCACCGGCTTCTACGTCAATGGCCAAGGGCACGAGCACATGCGCCTGTCGTACTGCTATCCGGAACCTGATCGGATCCGCGAGGGGGTTCGCCGTTTGGCCGGAGTCATCGAGGGCGAGCTTGAGATTGCCGAGACTTTCGGAACGAGCAGTGCACTTCATTCTGATTCGGGATCAGATTCACCCGGTTCCAACGTTCCTGCGCCAAACCTTCAGTAA
- the rpmH gene encoding 50S ribosomal protein L34: MKRTFQPNNRRRAKTHGFRLRMRTRAGRAVLAARRTKGRDRLSA, encoded by the coding sequence ATGAAGCGCACCTTCCAGCCCAATAACCGTCGTCGCGCAAAGACGCACGGCTTTCGGCTGCGCATGCGTACGCGCGCTGGCCGTGCTGTGCTGGCTGCGCGCCGCACCAAGGGCCGCGACCGCCTTTCGGCCTAA
- a CDS encoding D-alanine--D-alanine ligase, whose product MSSYLVLAGGLSPERDVSLRSGRRVAEALRLSTDDEVREADVDLTLLSLLGSHRPSCVIPLLHGAAGEDGALRDVLTSMGLAYVGSTGEAARLAFDKPVAKTLLSRAGVSTPACVALPHATFRELGAADVLIGIRDLLGLPLIVKPTKGGSALGASLVKSAEEFPSAMVGAFAYSDVAMMEQWIAGTEVAISVLEGNDGLTALPAVEIVPQAEMYDYNSRYTAGTTEFFVPARLSEDVAAECARVALLAHEVLGLRDWSRTDLIIDASGTPWFLETNAAPGMTETSLFPQSLHSAGLSLGDTVLQLVQRAIARG is encoded by the coding sequence ATGTCTTCGTATCTAGTGCTCGCCGGTGGTCTCTCGCCCGAACGCGATGTCTCGCTTCGCTCGGGTCGCCGCGTGGCCGAAGCCCTGCGTCTGAGCACTGATGATGAAGTGCGTGAGGCAGATGTCGATCTGACTCTGCTGAGCCTGCTTGGCAGCCATCGTCCCAGCTGCGTCATTCCGCTGCTGCATGGTGCAGCCGGCGAGGACGGCGCACTGCGTGACGTTCTGACATCCATGGGGCTTGCCTACGTCGGCTCGACTGGGGAAGCTGCGCGTCTGGCTTTCGACAAGCCAGTTGCCAAGACCCTGCTGTCGCGAGCTGGGGTGTCCACGCCCGCCTGCGTTGCACTGCCACACGCCACTTTTCGTGAATTGGGTGCTGCAGACGTCCTGATCGGTATCCGCGACCTTCTTGGCCTGCCACTGATCGTCAAGCCCACCAAGGGTGGCTCCGCCCTTGGGGCATCGCTGGTGAAGTCGGCAGAAGAGTTCCCGTCGGCAATGGTCGGAGCTTTCGCATACAGCGATGTGGCGATGATGGAGCAATGGATAGCGGGAACTGAAGTGGCGATCAGCGTTCTGGAAGGCAATGACGGACTCACAGCACTGCCAGCAGTGGAGATCGTTCCGCAGGCGGAGATGTACGACTACAACTCCCGCTATACCGCTGGCACGACTGAATTCTTCGTCCCCGCGCGACTCAGCGAGGATGTCGCTGCGGAGTGTGCCCGCGTGGCTCTCCTTGCACATGAGGTTCTTGGCTTGCGCGATTGGTCGCGCACCGACCTCATCATCGATGCCTCGGGTACGCCATGGTTCCTGGAGACCAATGCTGCTCCAGGCATGACTGAGACCTCGCTCTTCCCGCAGTCCTTGCATTCGGCGGGCCTGTCTCTTGGCGACACCGTGCTGCAGTTGGTACAGCGGGCAATAGCTCGCGGTTGA
- the yidD gene encoding membrane protein insertion efficiency factor YidD: MPSCRFHPSCSAYALGSVRTHGAIKGFGLAAWRLLRCNPWNAGGLDPVPDHGHWRPDILPDGQPRVQSSDSVKDQGRPCSSSIG, from the coding sequence ATGCCCAGTTGCCGCTTTCACCCCAGCTGCTCGGCATATGCGCTGGGTTCAGTGCGTACACATGGAGCGATCAAAGGCTTCGGGCTGGCAGCCTGGCGATTGCTGCGCTGCAACCCATGGAATGCTGGTGGTCTGGACCCCGTGCCTGATCATGGGCATTGGCGACCAGACATACTTCCGGATGGACAACCACGTGTGCAGTCGTCCGACTCAGTGAAGGATCAAGGGAGACCATGTTCATCTTCGATTGGCTGA
- a CDS encoding peptidoglycan-binding protein: MPRRGDTGAAVAEVRARLAHLGYLNSALGDQFDDALDTAVRTFQQERGLTVDGIVGNDTFRRLDEARWRLGDRVLRFLPGHLMTGDDVSELQKRLNQLGFDAGRPDGAFGPDTDAAVREFQRSVGEAADGTCGPETFRSFERLVRTVSGGNAARLRDPLAVTALQTGIADKVVVIDPGFVEDDPEANAIAQAIATRVEGRLAALGTQVFLTRSVESSLPTDTSRADFANRSSADLMVSIHCDRTDSPLPNGIATYYFGEPDDGVYSYAGRALAEQLQVELCARTRMHNNRSHARTWDLLRMTRMPVVRVDIGYLSNPHDAARLIDADHQDLLAAGVAAAISRFCMPI; the protein is encoded by the coding sequence ATGCCCCGCCGCGGTGATACCGGGGCGGCCGTCGCCGAGGTGCGGGCGCGGCTCGCGCATCTTGGCTATCTCAATTCAGCGCTGGGTGACCAGTTCGACGACGCTCTCGATACAGCAGTGCGCACCTTTCAGCAGGAACGCGGGCTGACAGTCGATGGAATCGTCGGCAATGACACCTTCCGACGGCTCGACGAGGCACGCTGGCGCCTAGGCGACCGCGTCTTGCGATTCCTCCCAGGGCACCTCATGACCGGTGACGATGTCTCCGAATTGCAGAAGCGCCTGAATCAGTTGGGCTTTGACGCCGGTCGTCCCGATGGTGCTTTTGGACCGGATACCGATGCCGCGGTGCGTGAATTTCAACGCAGCGTGGGCGAAGCCGCAGATGGCACCTGCGGGCCAGAGACCTTCCGATCTTTCGAACGACTCGTTCGGACGGTCAGTGGTGGCAATGCTGCTCGACTGCGTGACCCTCTGGCTGTCACTGCTCTGCAGACTGGCATTGCCGACAAGGTCGTCGTCATTGATCCTGGCTTCGTTGAAGACGACCCCGAAGCCAACGCCATCGCACAAGCGATTGCCACGCGCGTGGAGGGTCGACTCGCGGCTTTGGGCACCCAGGTCTTCTTGACCCGCTCCGTTGAGAGTTCACTGCCCACTGATACTTCCCGTGCCGACTTCGCCAACCGCAGCAGCGCTGACTTGATGGTCTCGATTCACTGCGATCGCACAGACAGCCCACTGCCCAACGGCATCGCGACCTACTACTTCGGTGAGCCTGATGACGGCGTGTACTCATACGCCGGTCGAGCTCTGGCAGAGCAATTGCAGGTAGAGCTCTGCGCTCGCACCCGCATGCACAACAACCGTTCCCATGCACGCACCTGGGATCTGCTGCGCATGACGCGAATGCCGGTGGTGCGGGTGGATATCGGGTATCTCTCAAATCCGCACGACGCCGCAAGGCTGATCGACGCCGACCATCAGGATCTCCTAGCAGCGGGCGTAGCGGCAGCAATCAGCCGTTTCTGCATGCCGATTTAG
- the yidC gene encoding membrane protein insertase YidC: protein MFIFDWLKDGVSWVLIQIHQFLSIFFDPDSGWTWTFSIVGLVVFIRILLIPLFVKQIKSQRNLQLIQPQMKAIQKQYAGDREKQSAEMMKLYKETGTNPLASCLPILLQAPIFFALFSVLNGVSQYSPEGVADGSYVGPGAFAWTQYAYLVPSMHDSTIFGVPLYGTFMAADLTPNPTATHILCVILIILMTATTFLTQRQLIVKNSAPDNPMVKQQKILLYVFPIMFMISGINFPIGVLIYWFTTNLWSMGQQFYVIRNNPQPGTPAFEAKEARAVAKANRKLGISTHEVIEGVVVEETVTPRTQPKKTSRSQRKRK, encoded by the coding sequence ATGTTCATCTTCGATTGGCTGAAGGACGGGGTCAGCTGGGTTCTGATCCAGATCCACCAGTTCCTGAGCATCTTCTTCGATCCCGACAGCGGTTGGACTTGGACTTTCTCCATCGTTGGTCTGGTCGTCTTCATTCGAATCCTGCTGATTCCGTTGTTCGTCAAGCAGATCAAATCGCAGCGAAACCTGCAACTCATCCAGCCACAGATGAAGGCGATTCAAAAGCAGTACGCCGGCGACCGCGAGAAGCAGTCTGCCGAAATGATGAAGCTGTACAAGGAGACAGGCACTAATCCACTGGCTTCCTGTCTGCCAATCCTGTTGCAGGCTCCCATCTTCTTTGCCTTGTTCAGTGTGCTCAACGGCGTCTCGCAGTACTCCCCCGAAGGTGTGGCCGATGGCTCGTACGTCGGGCCTGGCGCCTTCGCTTGGACGCAATACGCCTACCTCGTGCCCTCAATGCATGACTCCACGATCTTCGGGGTGCCGCTTTACGGCACCTTCATGGCTGCAGACCTCACTCCCAACCCCACGGCCACTCACATTCTTTGCGTGATTCTGATCATCTTGATGACCGCGACCACCTTCTTGACCCAGCGTCAGCTGATCGTGAAGAACAGCGCTCCGGACAACCCGATGGTCAAGCAGCAGAAGATCCTTCTGTACGTCTTCCCCATCATGTTCATGATCTCCGGCATCAACTTCCCCATTGGTGTGCTGATCTACTGGTTCACTACCAACCTGTGGTCAATGGGCCAGCAGTTCTACGTCATTCGCAATAACCCCCAGCCAGGTACGCCAGCCTTTGAGGCCAAGGAAGCACGGGCCGTCGCCAAGGCAAATCGCAAATTGGGCATCAGTACCCATGAGGTCATCGAGGGAGTAGTGGTGGAGGAGACTGTCACACCTCGAACCCAGCCGAAGAAGACCTCCCGAAGCCAACGCAAGCGCAAGTAG
- the trxA gene encoding thioredoxin has translation MGATKIVTEASFADDVLTSDKPVLVDFWAEWCGPCKMIAPILEEIASQNEGLTIVKLNVDENPAIAASYGITSIPTMNVFQGGQVVKSIIGAKPKAALLADLAPYL, from the coding sequence ATGGGCGCAACGAAAATTGTCACCGAAGCCAGTTTTGCTGACGATGTTCTGACCAGTGACAAGCCAGTTCTCGTCGATTTCTGGGCAGAGTGGTGTGGCCCGTGCAAGATGATCGCCCCGATCCTGGAGGAGATCGCCTCGCAGAACGAGGGTCTGACCATCGTCAAGCTCAATGTCGATGAGAACCCCGCCATCGCCGCCTCCTACGGCATCACTTCCATTCCGACCATGAACGTCTTCCAGGGCGGACAGGTCGTGAAGTCCATCATCGGCGCCAAGCCCAAGGCTGCACTGCTCGCTGATCTGGCTCCGTACCTGTAA
- a CDS encoding ParB/RepB/Spo0J family partition protein has product MSEAPKRGLGKGLGALIPTSATMDGPSSASAQPAEIASVHGLRYAELPIDAIVPNPRQPRTVFDEDALTELVNSIASIGLLQPVVVRSAGTGYELVAGERRWRASGLAGLKVIPAIIRQTDDDALLRDALLENLHRANLNPLEEAAAYQQLLEDFGCTQEELATRIGRSRPQVTNTLRLLKLPPEVQLRVAAGVISAGHARALLSLQDPEAMKTLATRIVAEGLSVRSVEEIILLGDTSTASRRKRARSTSTPTGELRSDIGIRLSDRLDTRVTVTGLASNKSRGRIVIEVADADDLRRIADAIDPG; this is encoded by the coding sequence ATGAGCGAGGCACCCAAGCGAGGACTCGGCAAGGGCTTGGGCGCGCTTATCCCGACATCGGCGACCATGGATGGTCCGTCTTCCGCATCGGCACAGCCAGCCGAAATAGCCAGCGTGCACGGGCTGCGCTACGCCGAGCTGCCCATCGATGCGATCGTGCCCAACCCGCGCCAACCACGGACGGTCTTTGATGAGGACGCGCTGACCGAGTTGGTGAACTCGATCGCCTCGATCGGTCTGCTGCAGCCCGTGGTGGTGCGGTCCGCGGGAACCGGCTATGAGCTGGTTGCTGGCGAACGACGTTGGCGGGCAAGTGGGCTTGCTGGTCTGAAGGTGATTCCGGCCATCATTCGCCAGACCGATGATGATGCACTTCTGCGCGATGCATTGTTGGAGAACCTGCATCGGGCGAATCTGAACCCCTTGGAAGAAGCGGCTGCCTATCAGCAGCTGCTCGAGGACTTCGGCTGCACACAGGAGGAATTGGCCACCCGCATCGGTCGTTCACGGCCGCAGGTCACCAACACGCTTCGACTGCTCAAGTTGCCTCCAGAGGTGCAACTGCGAGTTGCTGCCGGAGTGATCAGCGCCGGACATGCTCGTGCGCTGCTGTCCTTGCAGGATCCCGAAGCCATGAAAACGCTGGCTACTCGCATCGTGGCGGAGGGTCTCAGCGTCCGCAGTGTTGAAGAGATCATTCTTCTTGGTGACACCAGTACGGCCAGCAGGCGCAAGCGGGCTCGATCAACGAGCACGCCTACTGGAGAGCTGCGCTCAGACATCGGCATTCGTCTCAGCGACCGTCTTGACACGCGGGTAACCGTGACCGGACTTGCCTCGAATAAGTCTCGAGGTCGCATTGTGATCGAGGTTGCCGATGCTGATGATCTGAGACGCATCGCTGACGCTATAGATCCAGGATAG
- the rnpA gene encoding ribonuclease P protein component: MLAAPFRLRQSADFQATVRQGVRAGRTNLVVHLLCRQVDEPARIGFTVGAQVGGSVTRHRLTRQLRALSRPLLPSLPAGTNVVVRALPTAATVEFQTLAVEFPEALASALRKAQR; this comes from the coding sequence ATGCTTGCCGCGCCCTTTCGGCTGCGGCAGTCGGCTGATTTTCAAGCGACCGTCCGTCAGGGTGTCCGCGCTGGCCGTACCAATCTGGTGGTGCATCTCTTGTGCCGTCAGGTCGACGAACCCGCACGCATCGGTTTCACCGTCGGAGCTCAGGTAGGTGGTTCAGTGACCCGGCACCGCCTCACCCGTCAATTGCGCGCATTGAGTCGACCGCTACTGCCCAGCTTGCCCGCGGGCACCAATGTCGTGGTGCGCGCACTGCCCACTGCAGCCACCGTTGAATTCCAGACTCTGGCAGTTGAATTTCCTGAGGCGCTGGCCTCTGCGCTACGCAAGGCTCAGCGATGA
- the sigM gene encoding RNA polymerase sigma factor SigM, which translates to MSAEQTDEVLLAAHVAGDPQAFSELVYRHRDRLWAVALRTMGDSTEAEDALQDALISAFRRAEQFRGDAKVTTWLHRIVVNACLDRIRRRSARPTSPLPEHDTVDSGLQPADDHIEQRETQILIAEALAELPDDQREAVILVDIEGWPIQDAARMLNCPVGTVKSRCSRGRAKLAKRLVDLRNPQSQAPVQSPEGGQS; encoded by the coding sequence GTGTCAGCAGAGCAAACCGATGAGGTCTTGCTCGCCGCGCATGTCGCAGGGGATCCGCAGGCCTTCTCTGAACTGGTCTATCGCCATCGCGATCGATTGTGGGCAGTTGCCTTGCGCACCATGGGTGACTCCACTGAGGCCGAGGACGCCCTGCAAGACGCACTGATCTCAGCATTTCGCCGAGCTGAACAGTTTCGAGGCGATGCCAAGGTGACGACCTGGCTGCATCGAATCGTGGTCAATGCCTGCCTGGACCGCATCCGACGACGCAGCGCCCGTCCGACTTCACCGCTGCCTGAGCATGACACCGTCGACTCAGGGCTGCAGCCGGCCGATGATCACATCGAGCAGCGCGAAACGCAGATCCTCATCGCCGAAGCCTTGGCAGAACTCCCAGATGACCAACGTGAAGCTGTGATTCTCGTGGATATCGAAGGCTGGCCGATCCAGGATGCGGCCCGAATGCTCAACTGCCCCGTCGGCACAGTGAAGAGCCGGTGCTCGCGCGGCCGTGCCAAATTGGCCAAACGATTAGTCGATCTGCGGAACCCGCAGAGCCAAGCTCCCGTCCAAAGCCCGGAAGGAGGCCAGAGTTGA
- a CDS encoding R3H domain-containing nucleic acid-binding protein, translated as MSEVQSDKRSLLDQEGEAAADYLEGLLDIADLDGDIDIDIDGSRAMISIVEAKSGDLSHLVGENGEVLDAIQELTRLAAARETGERSRLMLDIAGFRAQRRADLVELAKTAIAEAQRTAAPVSMNPMTPFERKIVHDAVAEAGLVSASEGDEPQRRVVIRVS; from the coding sequence ATGTCTGAAGTGCAAAGTGACAAGCGCAGCCTCCTCGATCAGGAGGGCGAAGCTGCCGCCGACTATCTTGAGGGCCTGCTGGACATCGCAGATCTTGATGGTGACATCGATATCGACATTGATGGCAGCCGAGCGATGATTTCGATCGTGGAGGCGAAATCAGGTGATTTGTCGCATTTAGTGGGCGAGAATGGCGAAGTTCTGGACGCAATTCAAGAACTCACTCGCCTCGCTGCTGCTCGCGAAACCGGTGAGCGATCACGCTTGATGCTGGACATCGCCGGATTTCGGGCCCAGCGTCGCGCCGATCTGGTGGAGCTAGCCAAGACCGCTATTGCCGAGGCCCAGCGGACGGCCGCACCGGTGAGCATGAATCCGATGACACCATTTGAGCGCAAGATTGTGCACGACGCGGTTGCCGAAGCAGGCCTGGTCAGTGCCTCTGAGGGCGATGAGCCACAGCGTCGCGTGGTCATTCGCGTCAGCTAA
- the trxB gene encoding thioredoxin-disulfide reductase — protein MSDIRDLIIIGSGPAGYTAAVYAARAQLAPLLFEGSVTAGGALMNTTEVENFPGFSDGIMGPELMENMRAQAVRFGAEIITDDVVTVDLAGEIKTVTDGEGRVYQAKTVILAMGSSYRELGVPNEKRLSGHGVSWCATCDGFFFRDQDIAVVGGGDSALEEATFLTRFARSVTLVHRRDELRASKIMQDRAFANDKISVAWNTLVDDVVGDAKVSGLAVRDAKDGSTRELAVTGVFVAIGHDPRSELVKGQIDLDDEGYVLTINGTTETNLAGVFACGDLVDHRYRQAITAAGSGCAAALDAERWLAASE, from the coding sequence ATGAGCGACATCCGTGACCTGATCATCATCGGATCAGGGCCAGCTGGGTACACAGCCGCTGTGTACGCCGCTCGCGCTCAATTGGCTCCACTGCTCTTTGAAGGTTCGGTCACTGCAGGCGGCGCCCTCATGAACACGACCGAGGTCGAGAACTTCCCCGGCTTCAGTGACGGGATCATGGGCCCAGAGTTGATGGAGAACATGCGCGCTCAAGCCGTCCGCTTTGGTGCCGAGATCATCACAGACGACGTTGTCACCGTTGACCTTGCAGGCGAAATCAAGACCGTGACCGACGGCGAAGGCAGGGTGTACCAAGCCAAGACAGTGATCTTGGCCATGGGTTCCAGCTACAGAGAGCTTGGAGTTCCCAATGAGAAACGACTATCCGGTCACGGAGTTTCCTGGTGTGCCACGTGCGATGGCTTCTTCTTCCGCGATCAGGACATTGCAGTGGTTGGCGGCGGCGACTCCGCACTTGAGGAAGCCACCTTCCTGACCCGTTTCGCCAGGTCCGTCACTCTGGTTCACCGTCGAGACGAGTTGCGCGCCAGCAAGATCATGCAGGACCGTGCCTTTGCCAATGACAAAATCTCAGTGGCATGGAACACCCTTGTGGACGATGTAGTTGGCGATGCAAAGGTCTCGGGCCTCGCAGTGCGAGATGCCAAGGACGGCAGCACTCGCGAACTGGCTGTCACCGGGGTCTTCGTAGCCATCGGACATGATCCACGATCTGAACTCGTCAAGGGCCAGATCGACCTTGACGACGAGGGCTACGTCTTGACGATCAACGGCACCACTGAGACCAACCTCGCTGGTGTGTTTGCCTGTGGTGATCTCGTGGACCACAGATATCGCCAAGCCATCACCGCTGCCGGTTCAGGATGTGCTGCGGCACTTGACGCAGAACGCTGGCTCGCAGCATCGGAGTAA